A single window of Microbispora hainanensis DNA harbors:
- a CDS encoding alpha-galactosidase, giving the protein MNARHTETSLVWGHSALRVVIAISPDGVVSIRELGAGDPGPRPPAQPLVEVLLAGQGRARASHRFSDTAVGRRFTYVGAEQARDGRWHELRITLRDEHTGLEAHAHLRSAEGVPAVRSWTTITNRGVREAVVLGVTSFAAGFPAGSADGLQVVRADSEWLGESRWRVRPLREEMADLNLPLHGQDGRGRLAVTSTGAWSTGQHLPTAGLLDPHSGRAWLWQIEHNGPWRWEIGERRDGVYVALLGPTDIDHQWHTVLAPGESFTTVPASVTVSSGGPHGAYDGLQGAYDELQGVYDGLHGAAAALTAHRRALLRPHPDRTRLPVVFNDYMNTLMGDPTTAKLLPLIDAAAEAGAEVFCIDAGWYDDDGDWWDSVGEWQPSQTRFPRGIEEVLGRIRERGMIPGLWLEPEVIGVRSPMADKLPAEAFLQRGGTRIVEHGRYHLDLRHPAAVAHLDEVVDRLVEQLGVGYFKLDYNIDPGAGTDVHAVSPGAGLLACNRAHLAWLEAVLDRHPGLILENCASGAMRMDYALLSRMQLQSTSDQQDPLRYPPIAVAAPLSVLPEQSASWAYPQPDMDDERVAYSLCTGMLGRLYLSGHLPTMTAAQRESVRAAVTAYRGIRAGLAEAAPVWPLGLPGWADPWLSLGLVTPGHTYAGVWCRTDEPAAASLSLPHLAGRRVDVEVVYPRHLPAWDVEWDQERGRLTLTKPVSGPSARILRISPVSSSSPVSSPLL; this is encoded by the coding sequence GTGAACGCACGGCACACCGAGACCAGCCTGGTGTGGGGGCACTCGGCACTGCGGGTGGTGATCGCCATATCACCCGACGGTGTGGTGAGCATCCGCGAGCTGGGCGCGGGCGACCCGGGGCCGAGGCCGCCCGCCCAGCCGCTCGTGGAGGTGCTGCTGGCTGGACAGGGCCGCGCACGGGCCTCCCACCGCTTCTCCGACACCGCCGTGGGCCGCCGCTTCACCTACGTCGGGGCCGAGCAGGCCCGCGACGGGCGGTGGCACGAGCTGCGGATCACCCTCCGCGACGAGCACACCGGTCTGGAGGCGCACGCGCACCTGCGCTCGGCCGAGGGCGTGCCGGCCGTACGGTCCTGGACGACGATCACCAACCGGGGCGTCCGGGAGGCGGTGGTGCTGGGCGTGACCTCGTTCGCCGCCGGGTTCCCGGCCGGCTCGGCCGACGGGCTGCAGGTCGTACGCGCCGACAGCGAGTGGCTCGGCGAGAGCCGCTGGCGCGTACGCCCGCTACGTGAGGAGATGGCCGACCTCAACCTGCCGCTGCACGGCCAGGACGGCCGGGGCCGCCTGGCCGTCACCAGCACGGGCGCCTGGTCGACCGGGCAGCACCTGCCCACGGCGGGCCTGCTCGACCCGCACTCGGGCCGGGCCTGGCTGTGGCAGATCGAGCACAACGGCCCGTGGCGGTGGGAGATCGGCGAGCGCAGGGACGGCGTCTACGTCGCGTTGCTCGGCCCCACCGACATCGACCACCAGTGGCACACCGTCCTCGCCCCCGGCGAGTCGTTCACCACGGTCCCGGCGTCGGTCACCGTCTCCTCCGGCGGGCCGCACGGTGCCTATGACGGCCTGCAGGGTGCCTATGACGAACTACAGGGTGTCTATGACGGACTGCATGGCGCGGCCGCCGCGCTGACCGCCCACCGCCGCGCGCTGCTGCGCCCTCATCCGGACCGGACCCGCCTGCCCGTGGTGTTCAACGACTACATGAACACCCTCATGGGCGACCCGACGACCGCGAAGCTGCTCCCGCTGATCGACGCCGCCGCCGAGGCGGGCGCCGAGGTGTTCTGCATCGACGCCGGCTGGTACGACGACGACGGCGACTGGTGGGACAGCGTGGGCGAGTGGCAGCCGTCCCAGACGCGGTTCCCCCGGGGCATCGAGGAGGTCCTCGGCCGCATCCGCGAGCGTGGCATGATCCCGGGGCTCTGGCTGGAGCCCGAGGTGATCGGCGTGCGCAGCCCGATGGCCGACAAGCTGCCCGCCGAGGCGTTCCTGCAGCGCGGCGGCACGAGGATCGTCGAGCACGGCCGCTATCACCTCGACCTGCGGCATCCGGCCGCCGTCGCCCACCTCGACGAGGTCGTCGACCGGCTCGTGGAGCAGCTCGGCGTGGGCTACTTCAAGCTCGACTACAACATCGACCCCGGCGCGGGCACCGACGTGCACGCCGTCAGCCCGGGCGCGGGGCTGCTCGCCTGCAACCGGGCCCATCTGGCGTGGCTGGAGGCGGTCCTCGACCGTCATCCCGGCCTGATCCTGGAGAACTGCGCCTCCGGCGCGATGCGCATGGACTACGCCCTGCTGTCGCGGATGCAGCTCCAGTCGACCAGCGACCAGCAGGACCCCCTGCGGTATCCGCCGATCGCGGTGGCCGCTCCCCTGTCCGTGCTGCCGGAGCAGTCCGCGAGCTGGGCCTACCCCCAGCCGGACATGGACGACGAGCGGGTCGCCTACAGCCTGTGCACCGGCATGCTGGGCCGTCTCTACCTGTCCGGCCACCTGCCCACCATGACCGCCGCGCAGCGCGAGTCGGTCAGGGCGGCCGTCACCGCCTACCGGGGCATCCGCGCCGGCCTGGCCGAGGCCGCACCCGTCTGGCCGCTGGGTCTCCCGGGCTGGGCCGACCCCTGGCTCAGCCTCGGGCTCGTCACCCCCGGTCACACGTACGCCGGGGTCTGGTGCCGTACGGACGAGCCGGCGGCGGCCTCGCTGTCCCTCCCGCACCTCGCCGGACGCCGGGTGGACGTCGAGGTCGTCTATCCCCGCCATCTGCCCGCCTGGGACGTGGAGTGGGACCAGGAGCGGGGCCGGCTCACCCTCACCAAGCCGGTTTCCGGCCCTTCCGCCCGAATATTGCGTATTTCACCCGTCTCATCATCCTCGCCCGTTTCATCCCCCCTGCTCTGA
- a CDS encoding LacI family DNA-binding transcriptional regulator, whose product MNETPVEVPAPRPGREPVPSIRDVAAAAGVSRQTVSRVLNASPKVSAETRRTVMEVIERLRYRPNRVARALGSGRARGVTVVTSDTMLYGYASTLQGIEEAARVEGLAVGVRVVESDRESDVRNAADYVSDPSAGGVIVIAFDAAGIAVLRALPESLPAAAAIEPGVPVVGRPAICLDEQQASAEATRHLLALGHRTVHHVAIPSESEHNGRLAGWRRALDEAGAAVPPVVPAGWDVRSAYEAGRALAADPGVTAILCGNDDIALAVRRALFEAGKDVPGDVSIVGFDGVPGSAYWTPALTTVEMDFAGLGRATVAAVLAELAGEPQPAVSLTPPRLVVRESTAPPRG is encoded by the coding sequence GTGAACGAAACCCCTGTCGAGGTGCCCGCGCCGCGTCCCGGCCGGGAGCCGGTGCCGAGCATCCGCGACGTCGCGGCGGCGGCCGGCGTGTCCCGCCAGACGGTGTCCCGGGTGCTCAACGCCTCGCCCAAGGTGAGCGCCGAGACGCGGCGGACCGTCATGGAGGTCATCGAACGGCTGCGGTATCGGCCCAACCGGGTGGCCCGGGCGCTGGGGTCGGGGCGGGCGCGGGGCGTGACGGTGGTCACCTCCGACACCATGCTGTACGGCTACGCCTCGACGCTGCAGGGCATCGAGGAGGCGGCCCGGGTCGAGGGCCTGGCCGTCGGGGTGCGAGTGGTCGAGTCCGACCGGGAGAGCGACGTCCGCAACGCCGCCGACTACGTCAGCGATCCGAGCGCCGGGGGTGTGATCGTGATCGCGTTCGACGCGGCCGGCATCGCCGTGCTGCGCGCGCTCCCCGAGTCGCTGCCCGCCGCGGCGGCGATCGAGCCCGGCGTGCCCGTGGTCGGCCGCCCGGCGATCTGCCTCGACGAGCAGCAGGCGTCGGCCGAGGCGACGCGCCACCTGCTGGCTCTCGGGCACCGGACCGTCCACCACGTGGCCATCCCGTCGGAGTCGGAGCACAACGGACGTCTCGCGGGCTGGCGTCGTGCGCTGGACGAGGCCGGGGCGGCCGTCCCCCCGGTGGTCCCGGCCGGCTGGGACGTGCGGTCGGCGTACGAGGCGGGGCGGGCGCTGGCCGCCGACCCCGGCGTTACCGCGATCCTGTGCGGCAACGACGACATCGCGCTGGCGGTGCGCCGCGCCCTGTTCGAGGCGGGCAAGGACGTGCCGGGTGACGTGAGCATCGTGGGCTTCGACGGGGTGCCCGGCTCGGCGTACTGGACGCCGGCGCTCACGACGGTGGAGATGGACTTCGCCGGGCTGGGCCGCGCCACGGTGGCGGCGGTGCTGGCCGAGCTCGCCGGGGAGCCGCAGCCTGCCGTGTCGCTGACGCCGCCGCGGCTGGTGGTGCGCGAGTCGACGGCGCCCCCGCGCGGGTAA
- a CDS encoding AraC family transcriptional regulator: MRHESPDSGADLRRHLPDGGTRPGHRLRFGSGAAGIERLEACLDGEGFSTHRHDTYAIGMTLRGVQTFRYRGEQRHCLPGDWHVLHPDEPHDGVAGTDEGFGYRIIYLDPALVQEALGGAPLPFVADPVIARRDADPALAAWLRDIDDPLDEAERLTLTLRVVRTLVRHSSARPGRRAPLALEALTRVRDLIADDPTTRHTLADFEQVSGLDRWTVARQFREAFGTSPTRFRTMRQLDLARRLLRDGAPLAEAAQLAGFADQAHMSRMFKRAYGLTPAKWTAALA, encoded by the coding sequence GTGCGGCACGAGTCACCGGACAGCGGTGCGGACCTGCGCCGGCATCTGCCGGACGGCGGGACCCGGCCCGGCCACCGGCTGCGGTTCGGCTCCGGCGCCGCGGGCATCGAGCGGCTTGAGGCGTGTCTCGACGGCGAGGGATTCTCCACGCACCGCCACGACACGTACGCGATCGGGATGACGCTGCGGGGCGTGCAGACGTTCCGCTATCGCGGTGAGCAGCGGCACTGCCTGCCGGGGGATTGGCACGTCCTGCACCCCGACGAGCCGCACGACGGCGTGGCGGGCACCGACGAGGGGTTCGGCTACCGGATCATCTACCTCGACCCCGCCCTGGTCCAGGAGGCGCTGGGCGGGGCGCCGCTGCCGTTCGTCGCCGACCCCGTGATCGCGCGGCGCGACGCCGATCCCGCGCTCGCCGCGTGGCTGCGCGACATCGACGACCCGCTGGACGAGGCCGAACGGCTGACGCTCACGCTCCGGGTGGTCCGCACGCTCGTACGTCACTCCTCCGCGAGGCCGGGCAGGCGGGCTCCGCTGGCGCTGGAGGCGCTGACCCGGGTGCGCGACCTGATCGCCGACGACCCGACGACGCGGCACACGCTCGCGGACTTCGAGCAGGTCTCGGGCCTCGACCGGTGGACGGTCGCGCGGCAGTTCCGTGAGGCGTTCGGCACCAGCCCGACACGCTTCCGCACGATGCGGCAACTCGACCTGGCCCGGCGGCTGCTGCGCGACGGCGCGCCCCTGGCCGAGGCGGCCCAGCTCGCCGGGTTCGCCGACCAGGCCCACATGTCGCGCATGTTCAAGCGGGCCTACGGCCTCACGCCCGCGAAGTGGACCGCCGCGCTCGCCTGA
- a CDS encoding SDR family NAD(P)-dependent oxidoreductase, whose product MTSHPVVIVTGGTRGIGRSTVRRLCADGFGVVFTHSGSDTDAKALEDELGRDGALVRGVRLDVTGEDAPERLFELAEAAGEVTGLVNNAGVTTRIGPFTGLTDADLRRVVDVNLVAPVRLCREAARRWTASASASASSSASSSASSSASSSGRVIVNVSSVAARTGSPHEYVAYAATKAAVETLTVGLARELAPAGIRVNAVAPGTIDTTIHARSGEPGRAERVAARIPMGRPGRPEEIAEAVAWLLSDQASYVTGAVLNVDGGL is encoded by the coding sequence ATGACCTCTCACCCGGTCGTCATCGTCACCGGAGGGACGCGCGGGATCGGCCGCAGCACGGTGCGCCGCCTGTGCGCGGACGGGTTCGGCGTCGTCTTCACCCACTCCGGCTCCGACACGGACGCCAAGGCGCTGGAGGACGAGCTCGGCCGCGACGGCGCCCTCGTCCGCGGCGTACGGCTCGACGTGACCGGGGAGGACGCGCCGGAGCGGCTGTTCGAGCTGGCCGAGGCGGCCGGGGAGGTCACCGGCCTGGTCAACAACGCGGGGGTGACCACCAGGATCGGGCCGTTCACCGGTCTGACCGACGCCGACCTGCGGCGGGTCGTCGACGTGAACCTGGTGGCGCCCGTGCGGCTGTGCCGGGAGGCGGCGCGGCGCTGGACCGCGTCTGCGTCCGCGTCCGCGTCGTCGTCCGCGTCGTCGTCCGCGTCGTCGTCCGCGTCGTCGTCCGGGAGGGTGATCGTGAACGTCTCCTCGGTCGCGGCGCGCACGGGCTCGCCGCACGAGTACGTCGCCTACGCCGCGACCAAGGCTGCGGTCGAGACGCTGACCGTGGGCCTGGCCCGGGAGCTCGCCCCGGCCGGCATCCGGGTCAACGCCGTCGCGCCGGGGACGATCGACACCACGATCCACGCCCGTTCCGGAGAGCCGGGGCGGGCGGAGCGGGTGGCGGCCCGCATCCCGATGGGGCGTCCGGGCAGGCCGGAGGAGATCGCCGAGGCGGTCGCCTGGCTGCTGTCGGACCAGGCGTCGTATGTCACCGGCGCCGTGCTCAACGTCGACGGCGGGCTCTGA
- a CDS encoding NAD-binding protein, which produces MCVKTVVCGPAPKALLTKLAVNIFLITTVTGLAESLHFGERQGLDIELLVDVLNSGQMASDISRVKAVKLAGRDFAPQAAIADVLKNNRLIAEAARGAGIASPLLDVCHSLFGETLALGHADLDMAAVVHAIEARTDGEGARR; this is translated from the coding sequence ATGTGCGTCAAGACGGTGGTGTGCGGGCCCGCGCCCAAGGCGCTGCTGACCAAGCTCGCGGTCAACATCTTCCTGATCACCACGGTCACCGGCCTCGCGGAGTCGCTGCACTTCGGCGAGCGCCAGGGCCTCGACATCGAGCTGCTCGTCGACGTGCTCAACTCGGGCCAGATGGCGAGCGACATCTCGCGGGTGAAGGCGGTCAAGCTGGCCGGGCGCGACTTCGCCCCCCAGGCCGCCATCGCCGACGTGCTGAAGAACAACCGGCTCATCGCCGAGGCGGCCCGTGGGGCCGGCATCGCCTCACCGCTGCTGGACGTCTGCCATAGCCTCTTTGGCGAGACCCTCGCGCTGGGCCACGCCGACCTGGACATGGCCGCCGTCGTCCACGCGATCGAGGCCAGGACGGACGGGGAAGGAGCACGCCGATGA
- a CDS encoding MFS transporter, which yields MTSRLHERQHALDTPAVRRRGLPALPRAAAFWLVAGTTAILLSASSAPSPLYPVYQAEFGFSALTLTAIFAVYVLALLVSLLTVGRLSDFLGRRPVLAVALVAEAAAMAVFLGANGVAALVAARVVQGLATGAAIGVVGAYLLDLQPADGSRLGSLINGAATTAGLSIGTVGSGVLIEYAPHPTRLIFVILTAAFVVLAIATAVLPETVERTPGAAATLRPRVLVPAPARRAFLRAVPVMLSTWMLGGLIFSVGASLLGAVFGEHNHAAIGLVLGALAAVSALVSVLLRNRAPERLQREGTVLLLLGTILLIVAVASSSLPLFVVAALVAGAGWGPAYLGAFRTVSQLAAPHERAALISAIYVVSYLAFSIPALVAGVAITTQGLRGTSLVYGAVVAVVAAATLVYEALSRREPAAA from the coding sequence ATGACAAGTCGCCTGCACGAACGACAGCACGCCCTCGACACCCCGGCGGTGAGACGCCGCGGCCTCCCGGCCCTGCCGCGCGCGGCGGCCTTCTGGCTGGTGGCGGGCACCACGGCCATCCTGCTGTCCGCTTCGAGCGCGCCGAGCCCCCTTTATCCCGTCTATCAGGCCGAGTTCGGCTTCAGCGCCCTCACGCTGACGGCGATCTTCGCCGTCTACGTGCTCGCGCTGCTGGTCAGCCTGCTCACCGTGGGGCGGCTGTCCGACTTCCTCGGCCGCCGCCCGGTCCTCGCCGTGGCGCTGGTCGCCGAGGCGGCCGCGATGGCCGTCTTCCTCGGCGCGAACGGCGTAGCCGCCCTTGTCGCCGCCCGCGTCGTCCAGGGCCTCGCGACCGGCGCCGCGATCGGTGTGGTCGGTGCGTACCTGCTCGACCTGCAACCCGCCGACGGCTCGCGGCTGGGATCGCTCATCAACGGCGCGGCCACCACCGCGGGCCTGAGCATCGGCACGGTCGGGAGCGGGGTGCTGATCGAGTACGCGCCGCACCCCACCCGGCTGATCTTCGTGATTCTCACGGCGGCGTTCGTCGTCCTCGCGATCGCGACGGCCGTGCTTCCCGAGACCGTCGAGCGGACTCCCGGCGCCGCCGCCACGCTGCGCCCGAGGGTGCTCGTCCCCGCGCCGGCCAGGCGCGCGTTCCTGCGCGCGGTCCCGGTCATGCTCTCCACCTGGATGCTCGGCGGCCTGATCTTCTCCGTCGGGGCGTCGCTGCTCGGCGCGGTGTTCGGCGAGCACAACCACGCGGCGATCGGCCTCGTCCTCGGCGCGCTCGCCGCGGTCTCGGCGCTCGTGTCGGTGCTGCTCAGGAATCGCGCGCCGGAGCGCCTCCAGCGCGAGGGAACGGTGCTGCTCCTCCTCGGGACGATCCTGCTGATCGTCGCCGTGGCGTCGTCGTCGCTGCCCCTCTTCGTCGTGGCGGCGCTCGTCGCGGGCGCCGGGTGGGGGCCGGCGTACCTCGGCGCCTTCCGGACGGTCAGCCAGCTCGCGGCGCCGCACGAGCGGGCCGCGCTGATCTCGGCGATCTACGTGGTGAGCTATCTGGCGTTCAGCATCCCGGCGCTGGTCGCCGGGGTCGCCATCACCACGCAGGGCCTGCGGGGCACCTCGCTGGTCTACGGCGCCGTCGTCGCCGTCGTGGCCGCCGCAACCCTCGTCTACGAGGCGCTGAGCCGGCGCGAGCCGGCCGCTGCGTGA